A genomic region of Arachis hypogaea cultivar Tifrunner chromosome 5, arahy.Tifrunner.gnm2.J5K5, whole genome shotgun sequence contains the following coding sequences:
- the LOC112800925 gene encoding protein MOR1-like isoform X4, which produces MSRFTCSWERKALRKMIEPFCLKQGLHDHHQQNSMDHQLGLYIHEELIDFLKETGLQSSAAAIRNASTKLLGVLHRFVSPDIKGFPTDVKPAMLKALDTE; this is translated from the exons ATGTCAAGATTCACTTGTAG TTGGGAAAGGAAAGCATTAAGGAAGATGATCGAGCCATTTTGCTTGAAGCAGGGCTTACATGATCATCATCAGCAAAATTCTATGGATCATCAGCTGGGCTTATATATTCATGAG GAGTTAATTGATTTTCTGAAAGAAACTGGGCTGCAGTCAAGTGCAGCTGCCATTAGAAATGCTTCAACTAAGCTTTTGGGTGTTCTGCATAGATTTGTTAGTCCAG ACATCAAAGGGTTCCCTACTGATGTTAAGCCTGCAATGCTCAAGGCTCTTGATACTGAGTAG
- the LOC112800925 gene encoding uncharacterized protein isoform X2, with product MSEGFEIQQENNEGSDGKSSNDNEGEENSFDLNEGAAMSDNEELEEENNNEAKEEEEEDNNEEEWNSTNPSSSSTASREGKRGSGVRQYVRSKMQGFVGLLIFISPLSMLFRGLEVKKEQHLNWCFS from the exons atgtcaGAGGGATTTGAGATTCAGCAAGAGAATAATGAAGGAAGTGACGGCAAGAGTAGTAATGATAATGAGGGTGAGGAAAATTCATTTGACTTGAATGAAGGAGCGGCTATGAGTGATAATGAGGAATTGGAAGAAGAGAATAATAATGaagcaaaggaggaggaggaggaggataacaatgaagaagaatggaattCAACAAACCCAAGTAGCAGCAGCACAGCATCAAgagaagggaagagagggagtggtGTGAGACAATATGTGAGATCAAAGATGCAAGGTTTCGTTGGACTCCTAATCTTCATCTCTCCTTTGTCCATGCTGTTCAGAGGCTTGGAGGTCAAGAAA GAGCAACACCTAAATTGGTGCTTCAGCTAA
- the LOC112800925 gene encoding choline/ethanolaminephosphotransferase 1-like isoform X5, producing MESVEAVNKILEEANKRIQANGTGIPTCKAALTLLMVFGVGPTVFGNVSNVHKLVREKNGSVLRAFTALAMVEFKQE from the exons ATGGAGTCAGTTGAAGCTGTAAATAAAATACTGGAAGAGGCAAATAAGCGCATTCAAGCAAATGGAACTG GGATACCAACATGCAAAGCTGCTTTAACTTTGCTTATGGTATTTGGTGTTGGACCAACAGTTTTTGGCAA TGTGTCTAATGTCCATAAACTTGTGAGGGAAAAAAATGGAAGCGTGTTACGTGCCTTCACAGCCTTGGCTATGGTCGAGTTCAAGCAAGAGTAA
- the LOC112800925 gene encoding oryzain alpha chain-like isoform X1, with translation MCFERAGDSYWEKKSKAAGLKATANHLRDLNPEDAHEILRQAAEIFEGIGIINIAAQCFSDLGDHEKAGSCWAFSSTRAIEGINAIVTGDLISLSEQELVDCDKTNDGCEGGYMDYAFEWVMNNGGIDTETDYPYTGVDSSCNITKR, from the exons ATGTGTTTTGAAAGAGCAGGGGACTCCTACTGGGAGAAAAAGTCTAAGGCTGCTGGTCTTAAGGCGACTGCAAACCATTTGCGCGATTTGAATCCTGAGGATGCGCACGAAATTCTTAGGCAAGCTGCTGAAATTTTTGAAGGAATAGGAATAATTAATATTGCAGCTCAATGTTTTTCAGATTTAGGGGATCATGAAAAAGCTG GTAGTTGCTGGGCGTTCTCCTCCACTAGGGCCATAGAAGGGATAAATGCAATAGTAACTGGGGACCTTATAAGCCTCTCAGAACAAGAACTTGTGGATTGTGACAAAACTAATGATGGATGTGAGGGAGGGTACATGGACTATGCTTTTGAATGGGTAATGAACAACGGTGGCATAGATACTGAAACTGATTACCCATACACTGGTGTAGATAGTAGCTGCAATATTACCAAG AGGTAA
- the LOC112800925 gene encoding protein MOR1-like isoform X3 produces MNVRGLSIAHVKIHLKALRKMIEPFCLKQGLHDHHQQNSMDHQLGLYIHEELIDFLKETGLQSSAAAIRNASTKLLGVLHRFVSPDIKGFPTDVKPAMLKALDTE; encoded by the exons ATGAATGTCAGAGGCCTAAGCATTGCTCATGTCAAGATTCACTT GAAAGCATTAAGGAAGATGATCGAGCCATTTTGCTTGAAGCAGGGCTTACATGATCATCATCAGCAAAATTCTATGGATCATCAGCTGGGCTTATATATTCATGAG GAGTTAATTGATTTTCTGAAAGAAACTGGGCTGCAGTCAAGTGCAGCTGCCATTAGAAATGCTTCAACTAAGCTTTTGGGTGTTCTGCATAGATTTGTTAGTCCAG ACATCAAAGGGTTCCCTACTGATGTTAAGCCTGCAATGCTCAAGGCTCTTGATACTGAGTAG